Proteins encoded together in one Corallococcus silvisoli window:
- a CDS encoding class I SAM-dependent methyltransferase, which translates to MSHDDRQRWNERYQQRAPAPREPSAFLRSLEDRLPRTGRALDLAGGPGHDACWLAKRGLDVTLAEISDVALTQAEGLAREAGVALALLRLDLEVEPLPPGPFDLVVCLNYLWRPLFASLPQVLAPGGLFVFAQPTRSNLRKHPHPSARFLLEDGELPTLLQGLQSLSITEDWAEDSGRHEARVLARRPSKDRHGGARP; encoded by the coding sequence GTGTCCCACGACGACCGTCAGCGCTGGAATGAGCGCTACCAGCAGCGGGCACCCGCGCCGCGCGAGCCCTCCGCGTTCCTCCGCTCGCTCGAGGACCGGCTGCCGCGCACGGGCCGGGCGCTCGACCTGGCCGGAGGCCCGGGGCATGACGCGTGCTGGCTCGCGAAGCGCGGGCTGGACGTGACCCTGGCGGAGATCTCCGACGTGGCGCTGACCCAGGCGGAGGGGCTCGCGCGCGAGGCGGGAGTGGCCCTCGCGCTCCTGCGCCTGGACCTGGAGGTGGAGCCGCTGCCTCCCGGTCCGTTCGACCTCGTCGTGTGCCTGAACTACCTCTGGCGGCCCCTGTTCGCCTCGCTGCCCCAGGTGCTCGCGCCGGGCGGGCTGTTCGTCTTCGCCCAGCCCACCCGGAGCAACCTGCGGAAGCACCCGCATCCGTCCGCCCGCTTCCTCCTGGAGGACGGCGAGCTGCCCACGCTGCTCCAGGGCCTCCAATCCCTCTCCATCACCGAGGACTGGGCGGAGGACTCCGGACGACACGAAGCGCGGGTGCTCGCCCGTCGCCCCAGCAAAGACAGACATGGCGGCGCGCGGCCGTAG
- a CDS encoding DUF1579 domain-containing protein, with protein sequence MSQERLQQSQSAGGPHHFLSQLVGAWEGVARTWFEPDTVADESPITGTIRGVLDGRFVVHEYTSAMGGKPLAGMATLGYHLDGGHFTMVWVDTFHVGTDILNSVGTPGVSDRFSVLGSYFTGEQSPRWGWRTDIEVRGPDSLLITHFNIQPGEDAQKAIEIQYRRRS encoded by the coding sequence ATGAGCCAGGAACGTCTCCAGCAATCCCAGTCCGCCGGTGGCCCTCATCACTTCCTCTCCCAGTTGGTCGGAGCGTGGGAGGGCGTCGCGCGCACGTGGTTCGAGCCCGACACGGTGGCCGATGAGTCGCCCATCACAGGCACCATTCGCGGCGTGCTCGACGGCCGCTTCGTGGTGCACGAGTACACGTCGGCGATGGGCGGCAAGCCGCTGGCTGGGATGGCGACGCTGGGCTACCACCTGGACGGTGGGCACTTCACCATGGTGTGGGTCGACACCTTCCACGTGGGTACGGACATCTTGAACTCGGTAGGCACTCCCGGGGTGAGCGACCGGTTCTCCGTGCTCGGCAGCTACTTCACGGGGGAGCAGTCGCCCCGCTGGGGCTGGCGCACGGACATCGAGGTGCGCGGTCCCGACTCCCTGCTCATCACGCACTTCAACATCCAGCCCGGGGAGGATGCGCAGAAGGCCATCGAGATCCAGTACCGCCGCCGGAGCTGA